In Amaranthus tricolor cultivar Red isolate AtriRed21 chromosome 5, ASM2621246v1, whole genome shotgun sequence, a genomic segment contains:
- the LOC130813735 gene encoding phospholipid:diacylglycerol acyltransferase 1-like — protein sequence MENLRRRRPGEPDRPVSESEKEEQEEEDKNRGEGSSKKDKKENKKKEKKKWSCIDNCCWLIGFICSMWWLLLFLYKAVPSSLPQYVTEAITGPLPDPPGEKLRKEGFTAEHPVVFVPGIVTAGLELWEGKPCADGLFRKRLWGGTFGEVYKRPLCWVEHMSLNNETGLDPDGIRVRPVPGLVAADYFAPGYFVWAVLIANLARIGYEEKNMYMASYDWRLSFQNTEVRDHTLSRIKSTIELMVATNNKKAVIVPHSMGVLYFLHFMKWVEAPAPMGGGGGPHWCAKHIKAVMNIGGPFLGVPKAVPGLFSAEARDIAVARAIAPGVLDNDIFHLQTLQHVMRMTRTWDATMSMIPRGGNTIWGGFDWSPEEGYLPSKKRKNESVTTSAGNTEDLKPKKVYYGRTISFGKDVADASSSDIQSQRIDFRGAVKGGNIANTSCRDVWTEYNDMGVGGIKAVADYKVYTADDIVDLLHFVAPKMMARGDAQYTYGIADDPNDPKYNHFKYWSNPLETKLPDAPEMEIFSLYGVGIPTERAYVYRVAPSADCNIPFQIDISANGEEETSCLRDGVFLVDGDETVPVLSSGYMCAKGWRGKTKYNPSGIQTYIREYDHAPPSNFLEGRGTQSGAHVDIMGNFALIEDIMRVAAGQNGKDLGGDRVYSDIFKWAEKINLKL from the exons ATGGAGAATCTTCGCCGGAGAAGACCCGGTGAGCCCGACAGGCCCGTATCTGAATCCGagaaggaagaacaagaagaagaggataagaacAGAGGAGAAGGAAGCagtaaaaaggataaaaaagagaataaaaagaaagagaagaaaaaatggTCATGTATTGATAACTGCTGTTGGCTGATAGGATTTATATGTTCAATGTGGTGGTTACTACTATTTCTATACAAAGCCGTGCCTTCTTCTTTGCCGCAGTATGTTACGGAGGCGATTACCGGGCCATTGCCGGACCCACCAGGCGAAAAGCTTAGGAAGGAAGGGTTTACGGCGGAGCATCCGGTGGTATTTGTGCCGGGTATTGTAACTGCTGGTCTTGAACTTTGGGAAGGTAAACCTTGTGCTGATGGTTTGTTTAGGAAGAGACTTTGGGGTGGTACCTTTGGTGAAGTTTATAAAAG ACCATTATGTTGGGTTGAGCATATGTCACTCAACAATGAAACTGGACTCGACCCCGATGGTATAAGGGTTAGACCTGTCCCTGGACTTGTTGCTGCAGATTATTTTGCCCCTGGATATTTTGTATGGGCCGTCTTGATTGCCAATTTGGCGCGCATAGGTTATGAGGAGAAGAATATGTATATGGCTTCATATGATTGGAGACTATCTTTCCAAAACACCGAG GTGAGGGATCACACACTTAGCAGGATAAAAAGTACCATTGAGCTAATGGTAGCAACTAATAATAAGAAGGCTGTCATTGTTCCTCATTCTATGGGAGTTTTGTACTTCCTACATTTTATGAAGTGGGTTGAGGCTCCTGCTCCTATGGGAGGTGGTGGTGGTCCGCACTGGTGTGCCAAGCATATTAAAGCCGTGATGAACATTGGGGGACCTTTTCTTGGTGTTCCGAAAGCTGTTCCTGGACTTTTTTCAGCTGAAGCTCGAGACATTGCTGTTGCAAG GGCGATTGCACCAGGGGTTCTGGATAATGATATATTTCATCTGCAAACATTGCAGCATGTGATGAGAATGACGCGTACTTGGGATGCGACTATGTCGATGATACCAAGAGGTGGAAACACTATATGGGGTGGTTTTGACTGGTCACCTGAGGAAGGGTATCTTCCAAGTAAGAAAAGGAAGAATGAAAGTGTAACTACCTCTGCAGGAAACACTGAGGATCTTAAACCAAAGAAGGTCTATTATGGGAGGACTATATCATTTGGTAAAGATGTAGCTGATGCATCTTCATCTGACATCCAGAGCCAGAGGATTGATTTCAGG GGTGCTGTGAAGGGTGGTAATATTGCAAATACTTCATGTCGGGATGTTTGGACAGAATACAACGACATGGGCGTTGGTGGAATAAAAGCTGTTGCTGACTACAAAGTATATACAGCTGACGACATTGTCGACTTGCTTCATTTTGTCGCTCCAAAGATGATGGCGCGGGGTGATGCTCAGTATACGTATGGCATTGCTGATGATCCAAATGACCCGaaatataaccatttcaaatacTGGTCTAACCCCTTAGAAACCAA ATTGCCAGATGCACCCGAAATGGAAATCTTTTCCCTTTATGGCGTTGGCATCCCAACCGAAAGAGCATATGTGTACCGAGTTGCCCCATCTGCAGACTGTAATATCCCGTTTCAGATAGATATATCAGCAAATGGGGAAGAAGAAACTAGTTGTTTGCGAGATGGAGTGTTCTTAGTTGACGGAGATGAGACAGTACCAGTTTTGAGCTCGGGTTATATGTGTGCGAAAGGTTGGCGTGGAAAAACCAAGTATAATCCTTCAGGCATCCAAACTTACATAAGGGAGTATGATCATGCTCCTCCGTCTAACTTTTTGGAAGGCCGCGGAACTCAGAGTGGCGCACATGTTGATATTATGGGCAACTTTGCATTAATAGAAGATATTATGAGAGTAGCTGCCGGACAGAATGGTAAAGACCTTGGAGGAGATCGTGTTTATTCCGACATCTTCAAATGGGCGGAGAAAATTAACTTGAAGTTATAA